From the Chloroherpetonaceae bacterium genome, the window GCTCAGTTCATTTCTTCTTCGACCAGAATTGGCAACTTCCGATTTACAGCACCTGCAATGGGCACAAGCTCCCTTAGGAGTTGCACAAAGCGTTTTGGCTTTAGCGATTGTGGTCCGTCGGACAGTGCGCATTCTGGGTTCGGGTGCACCTCTACCATAATGCCATCTGCCCCTGCTGCCACTGCTGCTTTTGCCATTGCAGGCACATACTCCCAAAATCCTGTGCCATGAGATGGATCTGCAATAATTGGCAAATGCGATAGTGCCTTGATAACAGGAATCGCAGAGAGGTCTAAGGTGTTGCGTGTGTAAGTCTCGAATGTGCGAATACCCCGCTCGCAGAGAATCACATTTGGATTACCGTTGCTGTAAATATACTCAGCTGCCATCAGGAATTCTTCAATTGTGGCTGCCATGCCGCGCTTCAGTAAAACGGGGTGCGGATACTTAGCGACCGCTTCCAGCAAAGAAAAGTTCTGCATATTACGCGCGCCTATTTGCAAAATATCAGTATGCTCTGCAACCAATGGCAAACTGTCAGTGTCTTTGACTTCTGTTACCACCAGCAGGCCATATTTTTCGGCTGCATCTTTTAGCAGTTTTAGTCCTTGTGCCTTCAGTCCTTGAAATGAATACGGCGAAGTTCTCGGCTTGAACGCACCGCCACGCATAATCTTTACACCTGTCTGCTGCAGTAGCGCCGCAACTTCGGAAATTTGCATTTCACTCTCGACTGAGCAAGGACCTGCCATCAGCTGCAACTCATCACCACCGATTGTTACCTCTCCAATGCGCACGACCGTATTCTGCGGCTTGACCTCTCGGCTTACCAGCTTGAATGGCTTGGTTATTGGCACAGCATCAATTACGCCGCTCATACTCATAAAAATTTCACGGTTGATTGGTCCTTTGTTACCCGTAATACCAATTGCTGTGCGCACATCGCTCGGAATTGGGTGTGGCGTAAAGCCCATTGCACGAACTTTTTCGCACACTGCTTCAATTTGCTCCTTTGTTGCATTGCAGCTCATTACAACAAGCATTAGAGTATGCTCCTTTCTTTTGGTTATAGTTATGTTGGATATGGATTGAAAACAATCGGATAGAGAGACGAGCGGCTAAAGAGCCAGAAGATTAGCTACGCCAAGCGTCGCTACGCCAAGCTGTGCATCGCCAGTATCGGTAGGTCAAAGCAGTTGCGATGCAGTATGTTGGCTCGAGGTAAGTCATACTCAAGTATAAACAAAAGGTCGGATAAAATGCAAATGCACTGTACGCTACTGCACGCAATCGGGGGAATTAACTCTTGCAGACCCTTTTCTGAGGAAAAGGGTCTGCCTGAGCTTACTTTATTTGACCAGCATCATTTTCTTTGCATCGGAGAATGAGCCTGCTTGCAACTGATAGAAATACACGCCGCTGGCAAGGTCGCCTGCATTGAAACGCACGGTGTAAGTGCCAGCGCTCTGGCGTTCATTCACTAGCGTGATAATAGAGCGACCGAGTGCATCGTAGATACGCAAGGTAACTTGCTGCGTTGATGGGATTGAGTAGCGGATGGTCGTCGTCGGGTTGAAAGGATTCGGGTAGTTTTGCTCCAGCTTGAAGTCTCGCGGTTGCGTATCCTCACGCTCAATCACACTGGATGCGGCTTGGCCGTTTGCACGAAAGAGTGCTGGAATGATGCCTGCACCTAATCCTAGATTGTCTGGGTCGTTGGTGAAAAAGACCAGCGTATCAATGTTCAAACCTTGCGTGGAGGGACGGAATGTAACGGGCAATATCGCTAGCCCGCGTGGTGGAATCGCAACAGGGAACGGTGTTGGTGTTGTGCCGTTCAGGAGTGCCACTGGCGCTGGTGTGGCACGTGCGCCCACTGTGCGTGTGTTGCGCACTTGCGAAACGGTTACGGTGTCAATGCCCGTGTTGATGAGCAGGACGCCCGCTGTAGAATCGCGACCCACTGTTATGTTGCCGTAGTCGAAGCCTTGCGGCGTAATGGTAATGTTGCGTGTTGCCACGCGGCTGCCACTGGGTTGCGTGTAACTGCCTAGAAAAGTTCCTTGGTCGTCAAAATAATCCACGCGCACAGAGTCGTTACCAAACACTGTTACGCGACCATAGTGGCTACGGAAGTTGCTTACTGCACCCAGTCCCGGCGTGCGAGACTGGCGCGCTCGGTTCCAGACGAAAATGCCAAATTGCTCAAAGAGACTTACAATCTCCGAATTGTTCTGGTCTAACCCTCCTGCCATAAATTCGGGGAAGAGTGAATTTGCGCCCGTATCGGTGCCAATCGTGTGCGAGTCGCCACTTATCACAATCACATTCTGCACTCCGGCTTGACTTACTGCCGATACAAGCTGACGAATGCTCTCAGGGAAACCGCACCAGCCATCAGAAATATCAATTGCAATTTGCGCCGCTGTATAGACGCCATCAGGGATTCTCAATGGGTCAATACCTCGCACTCCCTGCAGCGAGAGCGCCAGTTCTAAAGCTGCCCGATGCGCTGGGTTGAAGGTCTCTGATGTTACGATAAACTTCCAGTGTGCAGTTGAGTTGCGCAGCCCATTGATAAGCCATGTCATCTGGTCATCGCTGATAATCTTGTGCGTGCTTGGTGGATTGAAAATCAGCCGTACACCATTCGGGTTGGTTACGGAAAGTGGATTTGCTGCCCATTGCGCAATGTTCGGGAATGCATTAGTGTTTGGACTACGTGTTGAGCGTGTATCGAGCAGGAAAAATTCTGCATTGCCATAGCGGAATCTCTGCCAGACTCCACGGTTAGAGTCAGCCAGCGGATAATGTGGGAACATTGCGCGGTAACCACGCAGTGAAAGATGCTGCGGCCCATTGTAGGTGCTATCAGTGTTGTTGTTCGCATGGTCGTGGTCGCTCCAGATGTATGCAACTGGCATCACGCGGAAGACTGAGTCCATCTGATAGGTGCGGCTGTAGCGTGCCAAAAAGGCATTTCGCACATTAGCAAAGTTTAGGTTGAAGGTGTTCTCACGTGGATTGTTTGGGTTTTTGTCAGTTGTATCGGGGTAGCCCCAGTCGCCCAAATGCAGCATAAAGCGAATGGTGTTATCGCGTGCAATGCGCGGGAATACATTGCCGATGTTGGAAGTGCCGGGCGGCGCATCGCCATCTTGTTGGCAAGAGCCAAAGGCAAAGGCAAAGCTGGTCGTTTCCCCATCTCGGGGTGCCGTGCGGAAGCGTCTGATTTCGCTGGCTGCCGTAACTGGCGTGCCGTTGATAACAGGGCGATAAAAATACTCCGTATTTGGCGCAAGTCCTGTAACCGCAATTGTCGCAAAGAGGTTGCTATCTACGGCTGCAGATTGCACTGTGCCCACAGTGGTGGCAAAGCTCGGGCTAGTGCTTAGTTGGAACGACAGGGTGCCTGCTCCGCTCAGGCGTGCGGTAATGCGCGCCGAACTTGATGTTACCGCTCCCACAACAGGGCCGTGTGTAACGGTTACTTGTGCAAAAGCCGGCGCACTATGCAGCAAGATGAGACCGAGTAGCGTTAGAATGCGAGTCATAGCAAAACAAAGTTAAGTCGTTAGGGTAAGTTTGAAGTTGCAGTTGCAATCAAGTGGAACTTGTCGGGCGCAAAGTTACACGCTGGATTTTAGACTCGTGTTACGCAAGCGTTAAATTTTTCAGGCTTCGTCGTTGTGCACCGCATTTTGTCTTCTTGTCCTACACAGAATCGGTGGCGATTTTGACTATCTTTGCGTGTTACAAAAACCAGTTTGGTCAAAGCGTGAGAAAGAAGCTTTCAGCTATTGTTGGTCTTAGTGCAGTGGTCTTATTCTTGATACTCGTGGAAAGCTGCGCAGTGCTACGTCAAGCAGAAGAAGCTCGAGCATTTGCACGCTGTCGGTTTCGCTTGGCATCGGTCAGCAACCTACGCCTTGCTGGAATTGACATTCAGAATGTCACCTCACGCAACCAACTTAGTGCAATTGATGCAGGGCGCTTGGCACTGGCAGTTGGGAATCGGTCGTTGCCGCTTACATTCAGGCTTAATATGGAAGCGCAAAACCCGAACTCTATCGCGGCAGCAATGAGTCAGATGTCTTGGACGCTTTACATTGACCAGATTGAAATGCTTTCAGGCAACCTCAGTGAGCGTGTTGAAATTGCTCCGAACAGTTCGACCATTGTGCCGCTTAACATCTCGGTTGACTTGTTTCAGGTACTCTCAGGTCAGTCTGCCGATGCAATTGCAAACTTTGCATTCAATCTTCTGGGTGAAGGCAATCGACCAACGCGTATGCTACTTCGCATCAAACCTGTGCTAAATCTACTTGGCGTTGATTTCTCTTACGCTGTAGATGTCGGCGTTGAATTCTCGCAAGGTGGTGCGATGCCACGCTGAACTTGGACGCACAACAATCTGGCTTCTTTCTTCAGAGAGCGCTGCTTTCTTTGCAGCATTCTTCAATTCACTTTGCCATGAACACGGTCGTTATTTTGGACTTTGGCTCGCAATACACGCAGCTTATTGCTCGGCGCGTGCGTGAACTTGGTGTCTATTCTGAAATTCTACCCTATCACGCACCGATAGAAAAAGTTCTTTTGCTCCGCCCTAAGGCGCTTATCTTTTCAGGCGGTCCAGCCAGCGTATATGAAAAATCTGCTCCTTTGCCTGACACACGGCTCTACGACTTGAATTTGCCAATACTTGGCATTTGCTATGGCTTACAAGCGATTGCCAAGCAGTTTGGTGGCAAGGTTGAAGTGGCTAAAACGCGTGAGTATGGTCGTGCAAACTTGGTGATTCGGCGCAACGGTCAAGAAAGTTTGCTCTTCAAAAATGTGCCCGACTCGGTGGTTTGGATGAGCCATGGCGACAAAGTCACTGCCCTGCCCACTGGCTTTGCCATTACAGCTGAAAGCGAGCATTCAGAACTTTGCGCAGTGGAGTATGTGCAGAATGGGAAAAAAATTTATGGCTTGCAATTTCACCCAGAAGTGCATCATACCGCAGAAGGCAGGCGTATCCTTTCCAACTTTCTCTTTGAAATTGCAGGCATTGAGCCTGATTGGTCTCCCCAAAATTTCATTGAGGCAGAGCTTGAAAAAATCCGCAAGACCGTCGGCAAAGAAAGGGTTATCTGTGCACTTTCAGGCGGTGTTGATTCCACCGTAGCCGCTACGCTGGTCAGCCGTGCAATCGGCAAGCAACTGACCTGCATTTTTGTCGACAATGGGCTTTTGCGCAAAAATGAAGCAAAGGAAGTCAAAGCCGCCTTGCAATCACTTGGGTTGAAATTAAAAGTCGTCAATGCAGCCGACCTTTTCCTTTCGCGCCTAAGGGGCGTCATTGACCCCGAGAAGAAACGCAAAATTATCGGCAAAACTTTCATTGAAGTTTTTGAGCAACACATTCACCGTGAGAAATTCTTAGTGCAAGGCACACTCTATCCTGATGTGATTGAAAGCCTTAGTGTGAAAGGTCCATCGCAGACGATTAAGACTCATCATAATGTTGGGGGCTTGCCCAAGAAAATGAAACTTAAACTCATTGAACCGCTGCGAGAGCTGTTTAAAGATGAGGTGCGAGAGGTCGGCAAGCTCTTAGGCGTGCCCGATGCTATTTTGAAGCGTCATCCTTTTCCCGGCCCTGGATTAGCTGTGCGCGTTATCGGTGCGGTCTCCAAAGAACGGTGCGACCTTCTGCGAGAAGCTGATGCGATTTTCATTGAAGAGCTGAAAGCGGCCAATCTTTATGATTCAGTCTGGCAAGCCTTCGCCGTGCTTTTGCCAATTCAGACCGTTGGCGTGATGGGCGACAACCGCACTTACGAGAATGTGGTCGCACTCCGCGCTGTGCACTCTACCGATGGTATGACGGCTGACTGGGCAGAATTGCCGCCTGCTTTTTTGGCAAAGGTTTCAAACCGCATTATCAACGAAGTGCGTGGCATCAATCGTGTGGTCTATGACATTAGCTCCAAACCACCTGCCACGATTGAGTGGGAGTAGTGATGCTCTGCACCACAGTTTAGCGCAAGTGTGGTTGATGCACATCAGTTAGCACAGGTGAAAGTGCATGTTTAGACTTCTTGCGTGCTCGCTTTGGTAGGAGTCGCTCCAAGAGTTGAATGCGCAGTTCCTCAGTATTGCGAATCGGAATGAGCCGACCATTCTCCGCAAGTGAAATTTGTCCCGTCTCCTCAGACACGACCACGACGATTGCATCAGTTGCTTCCGTTAGTCCTACGGCTGCACGGTGTCGCATACCGTATTTGCTGGGCAGCGTGTCATTTTGCGTTAGGGGCAAGATGCATCGTGCTGCCTCAATGCGCTGGTTATCAATAATCACGGCACCATCATGCAGCGGTGTATTCGGATAGAAAAGCGATGCCAAGAGTTTGCGCGACAGCCGCGCGTTGAGTTCTTCACCTGTCTCAACATACATACGAAGCCCTACGCTACGCGCAAACACAATTAAGGCGCCGATGCGTCGAGCTGCCAGTTCTTCAACGGCTGCCACTGTTTCATTGACCACGTCTGTGCTTGACTGTTGAAATAGTCGTCCAAACACGCGGCTTTGTCCAAGAAACAGCAGTAAGCGCCGAATCTCAGGCTGAAACAAGATGACGACAAGGATAATCCAGACACTTGTGAGACGACTGAATATCCAGTTGAGGGATGATAAGTTTAAGAAACTGGCTGCTCCCGAACCTGCTACAATTACCAGCAATCCAATAAAAATCTGCGCCGCTACCGTACCTTTGATGTATTGATAGACCTTGTAGAAGACTACCGTCACCAACATCACATCGACAGCATCAAGTGCTGTAAAGCTCAAAAAGCCCAACTTGAAGAGCTCAGGGTTTTCAAAATTAAATGGGAACATCGTTGCGCTCTTCTACGGAATTGGATTGCATCGTTGCTAAAAACACTTCAATTGTCTCTACGGTCGCCTTCACATCGTGCACGCGCAAGATATTCGCACCGTGCATTAGCGCAATGGTGTTGGCGGCAATTGTGCCAAACAGGCGTTCTGAGGGCGGCACTACTGCATCACCTTTCGAGATTACTTTGCCAATAAACGATTTGCGCGAAAGACCTACTAAGATTGGTCGGCTTAGTGCTTTAAACTCCCTTAGGCGGCGCAGCAGTTCGTAGTTGTCCTCCACACTTTTGCCGAAACCAAATCCCACATCAATAGCCACGTCAGTCAGTCCCACTCGCTCTGCCTGTTGAATCGACTCAGCGAGTGCCTGCATCACTTCTGCTACGAGATTTTTGTAAGCCGTCTTTTCGTGATAGCTCCACTGCATTGTCTCTGGGCGCTTAGGGAGATGCATGATGACGGCTGCTGCACCGTAGCGAGCACACACCTCTGGCATCTTCGTATCGCGGCCAAAGCCTGAAATATCATTGACGATACTTGCGCCCCGTTGAAGTGCGGCTTCTGCCACTACCGCCTTCGTTGTATCGACCGAGATTGGAATAGACAGCCGTTTGGAAAGTTGCTCTACAGCTGGCAGGATACGGCGCATTTCTTCCTCAGCGCTGATAGGCACCGCACCCGGGCGTGTCGACTCGCCCCCAATGTCAATGATGTCAGCACCTTCTTGCTCAAACTGCAAGGCGGTCTCGAGCACACTATCGTAGTCGATTTTACCTGCGTGGTAAAACCTGCCTCCATCTGAGAATGAATCAGGCGTTAAGTTCAGCACTGCCATCACACGAGGGCGACGAAGGTCTAGCACAAAGTCACGACACTGTAAGCGCAGCAGGTCTGAACCAATGTTCGGTTTCATTGTGTGGTTTGTGTGGTTTCTTGCGTTGGTGTGCGGGTGTAGTTTCTGAATGTGCTATCAATCATTCGACCTTTGTGGAATACAGCTTCCCACTGCAGCCGCCCATTCGGCTCGTAGAACCTTGCTAAGCCTTCCAGCATACTTTTCTCGTAGTATTCTTCGGACTTCAGTTGTCCATTTTCGTAATAACTTCTTGTCAGCCCGTGCTGTACTCCATCTTGGAAGAAGGCTTCTCGGCGCAGTTGCCCATTTGGGTAGTAGGTGCGTGCCATGCCGTGTGGCTTGCCATCTTTGAACATCACCACTGAGCGCAACGCACCATTAGGGTAGTATTCTTTCACTTCGCCGTGATGGCGGCGCAGCTCGTAAAATGTAAATGCACCCAGCGCGCCGAGCAATAAAATCGTGAAACCGAAAAATGCAATGGTGTATCTGTGCATCGCTTAGGGCAATTGTGAAAATGGAACTGGTGTAAAGCAAAGCACAAAAATAATGATGCTTATCCAACCAATCACCATTCGTTTTGTGTCCAAGGGGTGTTCATCATACACGGGTGGGTGGTCAATTTTGACGAAACGCGCAAGGATGATTGCCCAAATAATCCAACTTCCCCAAGAGACTTCATAGACCCATTTTGGGAATCCAAATCCCTCAAACTCAAAATTTGCAAATACACTCAGAACCGCCACTGCCCACTCTGCAAAAGTAGGTATGCCCAGCCCCACGATGAGAATTAGAAATGCACGCGCAATAATCT encodes:
- the aroF gene encoding 3-deoxy-7-phosphoheptulonate synthase; translation: MSCNATKEQIEAVCEKVRAMGFTPHPIPSDVRTAIGITGNKGPINREIFMSMSGVIDAVPITKPFKLVSREVKPQNTVVRIGEVTIGGDELQLMAGPCSVESEMQISEVAALLQQTGVKIMRGGAFKPRTSPYSFQGLKAQGLKLLKDAAEKYGLLVVTEVKDTDSLPLVAEHTDILQIGARNMQNFSLLEAVAKYPHPVLLKRGMAATIEEFLMAAEYIYSNGNPNVILCERGIRTFETYTRNTLDLSAIPVIKALSHLPIIADPSHGTGFWEYVPAMAKAAVAAGADGIMVEVHPNPECALSDGPQSLKPKRFVQLLRELVPIAGAVNRKLPILVEEEMN
- a CDS encoding alkaline phosphatase D family protein — its product is MTRILTLLGLILLHSAPAFAQVTVTHGPVVGAVTSSSARITARLSGAGTLSFQLSTSPSFATTVGTVQSAAVDSNLFATIAVTGLAPNTEYFYRPVINGTPVTAASEIRRFRTAPRDGETTSFAFAFGSCQQDGDAPPGTSNIGNVFPRIARDNTIRFMLHLGDWGYPDTTDKNPNNPRENTFNLNFANVRNAFLARYSRTYQMDSVFRVMPVAYIWSDHDHANNNTDSTYNGPQHLSLRGYRAMFPHYPLADSNRGVWQRFRYGNAEFFLLDTRSTRSPNTNAFPNIAQWAANPLSVTNPNGVRLIFNPPSTHKIISDDQMTWLINGLRNSTAHWKFIVTSETFNPAHRAALELALSLQGVRGIDPLRIPDGVYTAAQIAIDISDGWCGFPESIRQLVSAVSQAGVQNVIVISGDSHTIGTDTGANSLFPEFMAGGLDQNNSEIVSLFEQFGIFVWNRARQSRTPGLGAVSNFRSHYGRVTVFGNDSVRVDYFDDQGTFLGSYTQPSGSRVATRNITITPQGFDYGNITVGRDSTAGVLLINTGIDTVTVSQVRNTRTVGARATPAPVALLNGTTPTPFPVAIPPRGLAILPVTFRPSTQGLNIDTLVFFTNDPDNLGLGAGIIPALFRANGQAASSVIEREDTQPRDFKLEQNYPNPFNPTTTIRYSIPSTQQVTLRIYDALGRSIITLVNERQSAGTYTVRFNAGDLASGVYFYQLQAGSFSDAKKMMLVK
- a CDS encoding LEA type 2 family protein, which codes for MLRQAEEARAFARCRFRLASVSNLRLAGIDIQNVTSRNQLSAIDAGRLALAVGNRSLPLTFRLNMEAQNPNSIAAAMSQMSWTLYIDQIEMLSGNLSERVEIAPNSSTIVPLNISVDLFQVLSGQSADAIANFAFNLLGEGNRPTRMLLRIKPVLNLLGVDFSYAVDVGVEFSQGGAMPR
- the guaA gene encoding glutamine-hydrolyzing GMP synthase encodes the protein MNTVVILDFGSQYTQLIARRVRELGVYSEILPYHAPIEKVLLLRPKALIFSGGPASVYEKSAPLPDTRLYDLNLPILGICYGLQAIAKQFGGKVEVAKTREYGRANLVIRRNGQESLLFKNVPDSVVWMSHGDKVTALPTGFAITAESEHSELCAVEYVQNGKKIYGLQFHPEVHHTAEGRRILSNFLFEIAGIEPDWSPQNFIEAELEKIRKTVGKERVICALSGGVDSTVAATLVSRAIGKQLTCIFVDNGLLRKNEAKEVKAALQSLGLKLKVVNAADLFLSRLRGVIDPEKKRKIIGKTFIEVFEQHIHREKFLVQGTLYPDVIESLSVKGPSQTIKTHHNVGGLPKKMKLKLIEPLRELFKDEVREVGKLLGVPDAILKRHPFPGPGLAVRVIGAVSKERCDLLREADAIFIEELKAANLYDSVWQAFAVLLPIQTVGVMGDNRTYENVVALRAVHSTDGMTADWAELPPAFLAKVSNRIINEVRGINRVVYDISSKPPATIEWE
- the cdaA gene encoding diadenylate cyclase CdaA, translated to MFPFNFENPELFKLGFLSFTALDAVDVMLVTVVFYKVYQYIKGTVAAQIFIGLLVIVAGSGAASFLNLSSLNWIFSRLTSVWIILVVILFQPEIRRLLLFLGQSRVFGRLFQQSSTDVVNETVAAVEELAARRIGALIVFARSVGLRMYVETGEELNARLSRKLLASLFYPNTPLHDGAVIIDNQRIEAARCILPLTQNDTLPSKYGMRHRAAVGLTEATDAIVVVVSEETGQISLAENGRLIPIRNTEELRIQLLERLLPKRARKKSKHALSPVLTDVHQPHLR
- the folP gene encoding dihydropteroate synthase, with protein sequence MKPNIGSDLLRLQCRDFVLDLRRPRVMAVLNLTPDSFSDGGRFYHAGKIDYDSVLETALQFEQEGADIIDIGGESTRPGAVPISAEEEMRRILPAVEQLSKRLSIPISVDTTKAVVAEAALQRGASIVNDISGFGRDTKMPEVCARYGAAAVIMHLPKRPETMQWSYHEKTAYKNLVAEVMQALAESIQQAERVGLTDVAIDVGFGFGKSVEDNYELLRRLREFKALSRPILVGLSRKSFIGKVISKGDAVVPPSERLFGTIAANTIALMHGANILRVHDVKATVETIEVFLATMQSNSVEERNDVPI
- a CDS encoding toxin-antitoxin system YwqK family antitoxin — encoded protein: MHRYTIAFFGFTILLLGALGAFTFYELRRHHGEVKEYYPNGALRSVVMFKDGKPHGMARTYYPNGQLRREAFFQDGVQHGLTRSYYENGQLKSEEYYEKSMLEGLARFYEPNGRLQWEAVFHKGRMIDSTFRNYTRTPTQETTQTTQ